Proteins encoded within one genomic window of Streptomyces taklimakanensis:
- a CDS encoding AMP-binding protein → MREFTVPALVTAAPAGGLADVVFERAEADPGRAALARKDASGVWRDVTAATFRDQVLALAKGLLAEGVRFGDRVAVMSRTRYEWTLFDFALWTVGAQSVPVYPTSSAEQVHWMLHDAEVSAIVVEHEDHAMTVGSVVDRLPRLKRLWQLDTGVEERLMAAGTGIDDEVVHRHRLALTPDTPATVIYTSGTTGRPKGCVLTHGNFMAECDNVVRRYETVFPDKAGRQASTLLFLPLAHVFGRMIEVGAIRSGVRLGHQPSLTAAALLPDLEAFRPTFVLAVPYIFERIFHAARRRAEAEGRLGPFDKAVEVAVRHAEARERKAFGTGPGPGAVLRAQHRFFDRTVYSRLRAALGGRCRYAMSGGSAMERRLGLFYDGAGIRIVEGYGLTESTAAATANPPERPRFGTVGVPVPGTTVRIAEDGEVWLRGGQVFTGYLGDRHATGKALRDGWLATGDLGSLDEDGYLTITGRKKDILVTSSGKSVSPAPLEDRVRAHPLVAQCIVVGDDRPYVCALVTLDPDAVHHWLTMRNRPETDPAEVAHDPDLEAEVRRAVAAANTRVSQAESIRAFRILGSPFTEEDGLLTPSLKLRRKAIEKAYAAEIEALYRS, encoded by the coding sequence GTGCGCGAGTTCACCGTCCCGGCCCTGGTGACGGCCGCCCCGGCAGGGGGCCTGGCCGACGTCGTCTTCGAGCGCGCCGAGGCGGACCCGGGCCGGGCGGCCCTGGCGCGCAAGGACGCCTCCGGCGTCTGGCGGGACGTGACCGCCGCGACGTTCCGCGACCAGGTGCTGGCCCTGGCCAAGGGACTCCTCGCCGAGGGCGTGCGGTTCGGGGACCGGGTCGCCGTCATGTCCCGCACCCGCTACGAGTGGACCCTGTTCGACTTCGCCCTGTGGACCGTCGGCGCCCAGTCGGTGCCCGTCTACCCCACCTCCTCGGCCGAGCAGGTCCACTGGATGCTGCACGACGCGGAGGTGTCCGCCATCGTCGTGGAGCACGAGGACCACGCCATGACCGTCGGCTCGGTCGTCGATCGGCTGCCGCGCCTGAAGCGGCTGTGGCAGCTCGACACCGGCGTCGAGGAACGGCTCATGGCCGCCGGGACGGGCATCGACGACGAGGTCGTCCACCGGCACCGGCTCGCCCTGACCCCGGACACCCCCGCGACCGTCATCTACACCTCCGGCACCACCGGCCGACCCAAGGGCTGTGTGCTCACCCACGGCAACTTCATGGCCGAGTGCGACAACGTCGTCCGGCGCTACGAGACGGTGTTCCCCGACAAGGCCGGCCGGCAGGCATCGACCCTGCTCTTCCTGCCCCTCGCCCACGTCTTCGGACGGATGATCGAGGTCGGCGCGATCCGCTCCGGCGTCCGGCTCGGCCACCAACCCAGCCTCACGGCCGCCGCCCTCCTGCCCGACCTGGAGGCGTTCCGCCCCACGTTCGTTCTGGCCGTCCCCTACATCTTCGAGCGGATCTTCCACGCCGCCCGACGCAGGGCCGAGGCCGAGGGCCGGCTCGGGCCGTTCGACAAGGCCGTGGAGGTCGCCGTCCGCCACGCCGAGGCGAGGGAGCGCAAGGCGTTCGGCACCGGTCCGGGCCCCGGCGCGGTCCTGCGGGCGCAGCACCGGTTCTTCGACAGGACCGTCTACTCCAGGCTGCGCGCCGCCCTCGGCGGCCGCTGCCGGTACGCCATGTCGGGCGGCTCGGCGATGGAGCGGCGGCTGGGCCTGTTCTACGACGGCGCCGGCATCCGGATCGTCGAGGGCTACGGCCTGACGGAGTCCACCGCCGCGGCCACCGCCAACCCGCCCGAGCGGCCCCGCTTCGGCACCGTCGGCGTGCCCGTCCCCGGCACCACCGTGCGCATCGCCGAGGACGGCGAGGTGTGGCTGCGCGGCGGCCAGGTCTTCACCGGGTACCTGGGCGACCGGCACGCCACCGGGAAGGCCCTGCGCGACGGTTGGCTGGCCACCGGCGACCTCGGCTCCCTGGACGAGGACGGCTATCTGACGATCACCGGGCGGAAGAAGGACATCCTGGTCACCTCCAGCGGCAAGAGCGTCTCCCCCGCCCCGCTGGAGGACCGGGTGCGGGCACACCCGCTGGTGGCCCAGTGCATCGTCGTCGGTGACGACCGCCCCTACGTCTGCGCGCTCGTCACCCTCGACCCCGACGCCGTGCACCACTGGCTGACCATGCGGAACAGACCCGAGACGGACCCGGCCGAAGTCGCCCACGACCCCGATCTGGAGGCCGAGGTCAGGCGGGCGGTGGCGGCCGCCAACACCCGGGTCTCCCAGGCCGAGTCCATCCGCGCCTTCCGGATACTGGGCTCGCCGTTCACCGAGGAGGACGGGCTGCTGACGCCCTCCCTGAAGCTGCGGCGGAAGGCGATCGAGAAGGCGTACGCCGCCGAGATCGAGGCCCTCTACCGGTCCTGA